In Liolophura sinensis isolate JHLJ2023 chromosome 2, CUHK_Ljap_v2, whole genome shotgun sequence, a genomic segment contains:
- the LOC135462480 gene encoding uncharacterized protein LOC135462480: MAPGGEYVLRINVAHVILGLIALALNATAFGAPYWFGLGIEGSAVFNAGVWMFCSEPADGWRKCEFSGNIIEYDWFKGFQSMMAIGFLMSLPAFFVLLVYVCRSQAQNRKSTIAAFLLNTATAVFNIIGIAIFANSMAMGFGIPGISFQVFSYTWAFYLVCVASGLYVLLAIFLAVGLIVS; this comes from the exons ATGGCTCCGGGTGGGGAATACGTTTTGAGGATAAACGTAGCGCATGTCATTCTCGGTTTAATAGCACTCGCCCTGAATGCCACAGCTTTTGGCGCCCCCTACTGGTTTGGTTTGGGCATCGAAGGATCTGCGGTATTCAACGCTGGTGTATGGATGTTTTGCTCGGAACCTGCAGATGGATGGCGCAAATGTGAATTCTCAGGAAATATAATTGAATATG actGGTTTAAAGGCTTTCAGTCGATGATGGCAATCGGATTTTTGATGTCTCTGCCTGCGTTTTTCGTGTTGCTGGTATACGTATGCAGATCACAGGCTCAGAATAGGAAGTCCACAATAGCCGCCTTTCTTTTAAACACGGCAACAG CTGTATTTAACATCATTGGCATCGCTATATTCGCTAACAGCATGGCGATGGGATTTGGAATTCCTGGGATTTCGTTCCAGGTGTTTTCCTACACCTGGGCGTTCTATCTTGTCTGTGTGGCGTCAGGACTTTACGTTCTTCTGGCCATTTTTCTGGCTGTTGGGTTAATCGTCTCTTAG